From a single Drosophila sulfurigaster albostrigata strain 15112-1811.04 chromosome 3, ASM2355843v2, whole genome shotgun sequence genomic region:
- the LOC133845900 gene encoding protein phosphatase 1 regulatory subunit 12A isoform X12, giving the protein MSTLDIPNNSAMMKRAEQLRRWEESDTNRAPPTPRHSRNGRHIKFSSGCVFLAACLSGDKDDVLQLIDDGADINTANVDGLTALHQACIDDKLDMVEFLVTHGADINRQDNEGWTPLHATASCGFVSIAQYLVEHNADVAAVNSDGDLALDLANDVQHMPMIDYMEKVVQERNIDVDQARRAEEKAMLNDANKWLLSDGADVDRPNPKTGATALHVAAAKGYTNVLKLLLAGRANVDKQDNDGWTALHAAAHWGQKETAEMLVDAWANMDIRNYSGQSCIDVADRKMVKFLEELRANMRIKRRPSSQISRISDAIENHVDKTPTKLVRVEVRTDAAKDAENVKPNQQIHAAEHAVEDEAPWRRKTLRTPNDSPTKNQVPDKELSGKSANESANDVILRRTHSFENDQKKPIAPATALLNAATTTPTTTGLSSPSTTVHTPPIRRSFVPPVRDEESETQRKAHAKRVRETRRSTQGVTLDEIKSAEELVKKKNLGMNKNNNNNNNNSSSNETSSTSSTATTTTTASTTTTTSATSSTTTTATTSSPSTTTTETATATTTTTSNSNNDNNSSSSSDSSQEPQPPPPPTTPPPSLIPTADDSEIIEAVVATLAPASSSVDDVNASFTLTAPTTRKSDDDQVETAESNAEEEVDDDQEEEAVSASYTIVSPSRLKTDPVAKQQTSSDSIESAVQPAVRPTELAIATTTTVTESKPIVQTPVATTPIAVLESPVRLRDKRSLSSATSKDVEADAKSDTASPVSTHADFNARDSLLSLYARRTGESGAGGASGASVAAATVAPSTSSSSSSATTTAAERRPSWRLKFDAGSKFKLEDITSGGSYPPNQSTIIPSAPAVMAAVNLASTAGTQRRISSGPNALNASNQSLNSIGRPVSAPSESINAYVTPPARQRYETSSASAAAATTTTTAGTTTATSTANNSASAASANHASATASSATTSHEDKDNDKENDNRTQTVIQRRRKPKRRSTGVVHLDMDELDPDRQHDTANNDNDEKEKESGSERTSRSRTASTATASVASDSKSSSSSDKAENGDGIDYKALWEAAKMENDKLKQMLKQKDDEVVQTRATLERFANATTKNSLSEIEKRERRAMERKLSELEEELKLLQKLKTENDRLRAENRALTRVVSKLTTSAQSQLAKSK; this is encoded by the exons ATGTCGACACTGGACATACCCAACAATTCGGCAATGATGAAGCGAGCCGAGCAGCTGCGTCGCTGGGAGGAATCGGACACAAATCGCGCTCCGCCCACTCCCCGCCACAGCCGCAATGGGCGACACATCAAGTTCAGTTCGGGCTGCGTTTTTCTCGCCGCCTGTTTATCGGGCGATAAGGACGATGTGCTGCAGCTGATCGATGATGGCGCCGATATCAACACTGCTAATGTGGATGGCCTCACAGCGTTGCATCAG GCCTGCATCGATGACAAGCTCGACATGGTTGAGTTCTTAGTGACGCATGGAGCAGATATTAATCGACAGGACAACGAGGGATGGACGCCGCTGCATGCGACAGCCTCCTGCGG CTTTGTGAGCATAGCACAGTATCTAGTGGAGCACAACGCAGATGTGGCTGCTGTGAATAGTGATGGTGACTTGGCGCTGGATTTGGCAAATGATGTGCAGCACATGCCCATGATTGATTACATGGAGAAGGTGGTGCAGGAGCGCAACATTGATGTGGATCAGGCGCGCAGAGCGGAGGAGAAGGCGATGCTAAACGATGCCAACAAATGGCTGCTTAGCGATGGCGCCGATGTGGATCGACCGAATCCAAAAACTGGTGCAACAGCGCTGCATGTGGCAGCGGCCAAGGGCTACACGAATGTGCTGAAATTGTTGCTGGCCGGCCGAGCGAATGTCGATAAGCAGGACAACGATGGCTGGACGGCGTTGCATGCTGCGGCGCATTGGGGCCAAAAGGAGACGGCTGAGATGCTGGTGGATGCGTGGGCCAACATGGATATACGCAACTATTCGGGACAATCCTGCATCGATGTGGCCGATCGCAAAATGGTCAAATTCCTCGAAGAACTGCGCGCCAACATGCGCATCAAGCGGCGTCCATCTAGTCAAATCAG CAGAATCTCAGATGCGATTGAAAATCATGTGGACAAAACACCAACGAAACTCGTACGCGTTGAAGTGAGAACTGATGCCGCTAAGGATG CTGAAAATGTGAAACCCAATCAGCAAATTCATGCCGCCGAACACGCCGTCGAAGATGAGGCGCCTTGGCGACGCAAAACGCTTCGCACGCCCAACGACAGCCCCACTAAGAATC AAGTTCCTGACAAAGAGCTGAGCGGCAAAAGCGCCAATGAGAGCGCCAACGATGTCATCTTGCGACGCACGCACAGCTTTGAGAATGATCAAAA GAAACCGATTGCTCCAGCTACAGCTTTGCTGAatgcagcgacaacgacaccAACCACAACTGGACTCAGCTCACCTTCAACGACTGTGCACACCCCACCAATACGCAG ATCCTTTGTGCCTCCGGTGCGTGACGAGGAGAGCGAAACGCAGCGTAAAGCGCATGCGAAGCGAGTGCGTGAGACGCGTCGCTCGACGCAGGGCGTGACCCTTGATGAGATCAAGAGTGCCGAGGAGCTGGTCAAGAAGAAGAACCTGGGCatgaacaagaacaacaataacaataacaacaacagcagcagc AATGAAACAAGCTCCACATCAAgcaccgcaacaacaacaacaacagcatcaacaaccaccacaacaTCAGccacatcatcaacaacaacaacagcaacaacatcttcgccaagcacaacaacaactgaaactgcaactgcaacaacaacaacgacaagcaacagcaacaacgacaacaacagcagcagcagcagcgacagttCACAAGAGCCacagccaccgccaccgcccaCAACACCGCCACCCAGCTTGATACCAACTGCAGATGATTCGGAAATCATTGAGGCTGTGGTTGCCACTTTGGCGCCAGCTTCTTCGTCTGTCGATGATGTCAATGCCAGCTTCACGCTGACGGCGCCAACCACAAGAAAATCAGATGATGATCAAGTTGAAACTGCTGAGAGCAATGCTGAAGAGGAGGTTGATGATGATCAAGAGGAGGAGGCAGTTAGTGCTAGCTACACGATAGTCTCGCCATCCCGACTAAAGACTGATCCAGTTGCCAAACAACAGACGAGCAGCGATTCTATCGAGTCAGCTGTGCAGCCAGCAGTCAGACCCACAGAGCTGGCGatagccacaacaacaactgtaactGAAAGTAAACCCATTGTGCAGACTCCTGTTGCCACAACTCCAATTGCTGTCCTGGAGAGTCCTGTGAGATTGAGGGACAAACGCAGTCTGAGCAGTGCAACATCAAAAGATGTTGAAGCGGATGCCAAGTCGGACACAGCTTCGCCAGTCTCGACGCATGCGGATTTCAATGCTCGTGATTCACTCTTGAGTTTATACGCCAGACGTACCGGGGAGAGTGGTGCAGGTGGGGCAAGTGGTGCAAGtgtggctgctgcaactgttgcaccttccacgtcgtcgtcgtcgtcttcagcaacaacaactgcagccgAGCGGCGACCTTCGTGGCGCCTCAAGTTCGATGCGGGCTCAAAG TTCAAGCTGGAGGACATCACCAGCGGTGGCAGCTACCCGCCCAACCAGAGCACCATCATCCCAAGTGCGCCGGCTGTCATGGCAGCTGTTAATCTGGCCAGCACAGCTGGAACCCAGCGACGCATCAGCAGTGGTCCCAATGCGC TCAATGCTTCCAATCAATCGCTCAACTCGATCGGTCGTCCAGTGTCGGCGCCCAGTGAGTCGATCAATGCGTATGTGACACCTCCAGCCCGTCAGCGATACGAGACGTCTTcagcctctgctgctgctgcgacaacaacaacaacagcgggaACAACAACTGCCACGTCAACAGCGAACAATTCCGCGTCTGCAGCCAGTGCCAATCATGCATCAGCCACAGCATCCAGTGCTACAACCAGCCATGAAGATAAAG ATAACGACAAGGAGAACGATAATCGCACACAGACTGTCATACAGCGTCGACGCAAACCGAAGCGTCGATCCACGGGCGTGGTGCATCTCGATATGGAT GAGCTTGATCCGGATCGTCAACACGATACGGCcaacaatgacaacgatgAGAAGGAAAAGGAG AGCGGCAGCGAACGCACCTCGCGCTCTCGCACTGCGAGCACAGCAACCGCAAGCGTCGCCAGCGATTCGAAGAgctccagcagcagcgacaaggCGGAGAATGGAGATGGCATTGACTACAAGGCGCTCTGGGAAGCGGCCAA AATGGAGAACGATAAGCTCAAGCAAATGCTCAAGCAGAAGGACGACGAAGTTGTACAAACGCGTGCGACGCTCGAGCGTTTTGCGAATGCC ACAACTAAAAATTCTCTCTCTGAGATTGAGAAGCGTGAAAGAAGAGCTATGGAACGCAAGCTTTCCGAATTGGAAGAAGAGCTCAAG CTCTTGCAGAAGCTAAAGACTGAGAACGATCGTCTACGTGCCGAGAATCGTGCCCTAACGCGAGTTGTCTCTAAGTTGACCACCTCGGCACAGAGTCAACtagccaaaagcaaataa
- the LOC133845900 gene encoding protein phosphatase 1 regulatory subunit 12B isoform X18, protein MSFRSRSRTQAPLPSRRRSLSSSSRMGATGSSATGAYNYNGSSYNSRPLSTGYFPSSSNGNSSYQSPYTSMYSSRESLYGGGSGSRGYGSYSNASSGYDSTSRYGYPSTSSSSAYGSSSYVSPYSSSYDNGVTTASLSFKSPSLSASNSFKGSSASSRLLKTKSLSNSNSSLNAGYPNSSSSIGSSSTAGATVAAIAATRSNSLREQERKSRNRTRSRSAAQRSISASSEKSEGYESGSERTSRSRTASTATASVASDSKSSSSSDKAENGDGIDYKALWEAAKMENDKLKQMLKQKDDEVVQTRATLERFANATTKNSLSEIEKRERRAMERKLSELEEELKLLQKLKTENDRLRAENRALTRVVSKLTTSAQSQLAKSK, encoded by the exons ATGTCCTTTCGCTCAAGATCGCGCACTCAAGCGCCGCTCCCTAGTCGACGGCGTTCACTCTCCTCCAGCTCCCGAATGGGCGCCACAGGGAGCTCTGCAACTGGAGCGTATAACTACAACGGGAGCAGCTACAACTCGAGGCCATTGAGCACGGGATACTTcccgagcagcagcaatgggaACAGCAGCTATCAGAGTCCCTACACAAGCATGTACAGCTCGAGGGAGAGTCTGTATGGCGGGGGAAGTGGGAGTCGTGGCTATGGAAGCTATTCGAATG CGAGTTCTGGCTACGACTCGACTTCTCGTTATGGTTATCCCAGCACTTCTTCATCGTCTGCATACGGAAGCAGCAGCTATGTCAGTCCCTATTCGAGTAGCTATGACAACGGTGTGACCACCGCATCCCTCAGCTTCAAGTCTCCCAGCTTGAGTGCCTCCAATTCCTTTAAGGGTTCCTCGGCCAGTTCGCGTCTACTCAAGACCAAATCGTTGTCCAACTCAAACAGCAGCCTCAATGCAGGTTaccccaacagcagcagcagcatcggcagcagcagcacagcggGTGCAACTGTGGCAGCCATTGCTGCCACACGCAGCAATTCACTTAGGGAACAGGAGCGCAAGTCACGCAATCGAACACGATCCCGCAGTGCAGCCCAGCGCTCGATCAGCGCTTCCTCGGAGAAGAGCGAAGGTTACGAA AGCGGCAGCGAACGCACCTCGCGCTCTCGCACTGCGAGCACAGCAACCGCAAGCGTCGCCAGCGATTCGAAGAgctccagcagcagcgacaaggCGGAGAATGGAGATGGCATTGACTACAAGGCGCTCTGGGAAGCGGCCAA AATGGAGAACGATAAGCTCAAGCAAATGCTCAAGCAGAAGGACGACGAAGTTGTACAAACGCGTGCGACGCTCGAGCGTTTTGCGAATGCC ACAACTAAAAATTCTCTCTCTGAGATTGAGAAGCGTGAAAGAAGAGCTATGGAACGCAAGCTTTCCGAATTGGAAGAAGAGCTCAAG CTCTTGCAGAAGCTAAAGACTGAGAACGATCGTCTACGTGCCGAGAATCGTGCCCTAACGCGAGTTGTCTCTAAGTTGACCACCTCGGCACAGAGTCAACtagccaaaagcaaataa
- the LOC133845900 gene encoding protein phosphatase 1 regulatory subunit 12A isoform X20 translates to MSFRSRSRTQAPLPSRRRSLSSSSRMGATGSSATGAYNYNGSSYNSRPLSTGYFPSSSNGNSSYQSPYTSMYSSRESLYGGGSGSRGYGSYSNASSGYDSTSRYGYPSTSSSSAYGSSSYVSPYSSSYDNGVTTASLSFKSPSLSASNSFKGSSASSRLLKTKSLSNSNSSLNAGYPNSSSSIGSSSTAGATVAAIAATRSNSLREQERKSRNRTRSRSAAQRSISASSEKSEGYESGSERTSRSRTASTATASVASDSKSSSSSDKAENGDGIDYKALWEAAKMENDKLKQMLKQKDDEVVQTRATLERFANAQLDVYKTDNHRLKEENAALIRVISKLSK, encoded by the exons ATGTCCTTTCGCTCAAGATCGCGCACTCAAGCGCCGCTCCCTAGTCGACGGCGTTCACTCTCCTCCAGCTCCCGAATGGGCGCCACAGGGAGCTCTGCAACTGGAGCGTATAACTACAACGGGAGCAGCTACAACTCGAGGCCATTGAGCACGGGATACTTcccgagcagcagcaatgggaACAGCAGCTATCAGAGTCCCTACACAAGCATGTACAGCTCGAGGGAGAGTCTGTATGGCGGGGGAAGTGGGAGTCGTGGCTATGGAAGCTATTCGAATG CGAGTTCTGGCTACGACTCGACTTCTCGTTATGGTTATCCCAGCACTTCTTCATCGTCTGCATACGGAAGCAGCAGCTATGTCAGTCCCTATTCGAGTAGCTATGACAACGGTGTGACCACCGCATCCCTCAGCTTCAAGTCTCCCAGCTTGAGTGCCTCCAATTCCTTTAAGGGTTCCTCGGCCAGTTCGCGTCTACTCAAGACCAAATCGTTGTCCAACTCAAACAGCAGCCTCAATGCAGGTTaccccaacagcagcagcagcatcggcagcagcagcacagcggGTGCAACTGTGGCAGCCATTGCTGCCACACGCAGCAATTCACTTAGGGAACAGGAGCGCAAGTCACGCAATCGAACACGATCCCGCAGTGCAGCCCAGCGCTCGATCAGCGCTTCCTCGGAGAAGAGCGAAGGTTACGAA AGCGGCAGCGAACGCACCTCGCGCTCTCGCACTGCGAGCACAGCAACCGCAAGCGTCGCCAGCGATTCGAAGAgctccagcagcagcgacaaggCGGAGAATGGAGATGGCATTGACTACAAGGCGCTCTGGGAAGCGGCCAA AATGGAGAACGATAAGCTCAAGCAAATGCTCAAGCAGAAGGACGACGAAGTTGTACAAACGCGTGCGACGCTCGAGCGTTTTGCGAATGCC caacttGATGTCTACAAGACGGATAATCATCGCCTGAAGGAGGAGAACGCAGCGTTGATTAGAGTAATTAgtaaattaagtaaatga
- the LOC133845900 gene encoding protein phosphatase 1 regulatory subunit 12B isoform X19, with protein sequence MSFRSRSRTQAPLPSRRRSLSSSSRMGATGSSATGAYNYNGSSYNSRPLSTGYFPSSSNGNSSYQSPYTSMYSSRESLYGGGSGSRGYGSYSNASSGYDSTSRYGYPSTSSSSAYGSSSYVSPYSSSYDNGVTTASLSFKSPSLSASNSFKGSSASSRLLKTKSLSNSNSSLNAGYPNSSSSIGSSSTAGATVAAIAATRSNSLREQERKSRNRTRSRSAAQRSISASSEKSEGYESGSERTSRSRTASTATASVASDSKSSSSSDKAENGDGIDYKALWEAAKMENDKLKQMLKQKDDEVVQTRATLERFANATTKNSLSEIEKRERRAMERKLSELEEELKQLDVYKTDNHRLKEENAALIRVISKLSK encoded by the exons ATGTCCTTTCGCTCAAGATCGCGCACTCAAGCGCCGCTCCCTAGTCGACGGCGTTCACTCTCCTCCAGCTCCCGAATGGGCGCCACAGGGAGCTCTGCAACTGGAGCGTATAACTACAACGGGAGCAGCTACAACTCGAGGCCATTGAGCACGGGATACTTcccgagcagcagcaatgggaACAGCAGCTATCAGAGTCCCTACACAAGCATGTACAGCTCGAGGGAGAGTCTGTATGGCGGGGGAAGTGGGAGTCGTGGCTATGGAAGCTATTCGAATG CGAGTTCTGGCTACGACTCGACTTCTCGTTATGGTTATCCCAGCACTTCTTCATCGTCTGCATACGGAAGCAGCAGCTATGTCAGTCCCTATTCGAGTAGCTATGACAACGGTGTGACCACCGCATCCCTCAGCTTCAAGTCTCCCAGCTTGAGTGCCTCCAATTCCTTTAAGGGTTCCTCGGCCAGTTCGCGTCTACTCAAGACCAAATCGTTGTCCAACTCAAACAGCAGCCTCAATGCAGGTTaccccaacagcagcagcagcatcggcagcagcagcacagcggGTGCAACTGTGGCAGCCATTGCTGCCACACGCAGCAATTCACTTAGGGAACAGGAGCGCAAGTCACGCAATCGAACACGATCCCGCAGTGCAGCCCAGCGCTCGATCAGCGCTTCCTCGGAGAAGAGCGAAGGTTACGAA AGCGGCAGCGAACGCACCTCGCGCTCTCGCACTGCGAGCACAGCAACCGCAAGCGTCGCCAGCGATTCGAAGAgctccagcagcagcgacaaggCGGAGAATGGAGATGGCATTGACTACAAGGCGCTCTGGGAAGCGGCCAA AATGGAGAACGATAAGCTCAAGCAAATGCTCAAGCAGAAGGACGACGAAGTTGTACAAACGCGTGCGACGCTCGAGCGTTTTGCGAATGCC ACAACTAAAAATTCTCTCTCTGAGATTGAGAAGCGTGAAAGAAGAGCTATGGAACGCAAGCTTTCCGAATTGGAAGAAGAGCTCAAG caacttGATGTCTACAAGACGGATAATCATCGCCTGAAGGAGGAGAACGCAGCGTTGATTAGAGTAATTAgtaaattaagtaaatga
- the LOC133845900 gene encoding uncharacterized protein DDB_G0271670 isoform X15, whose product MSFRSRSRTQAPLPSRRRSLSSSSRMGATGSSATGAYNYNGSSYNSRPLSTGYFPSSSNGNSSYQSPYTSMYSSRESLYGGGSGSRGYGSYSNGNASNRFDYAKYQQQSSPSSSSASGGSNHRNGSNNINYYQLHQLQQLPQAHSHHYHVVISKHSSTSSSSNCYGNPTKASALSTTSSTGSSTASSGYDSTSRYGYPSTSSSSAYGSSSYVSPYSSSYDNGVTTASLSFKSPSLSASNSFKGSSASSRLLKTKSLSNSNSSLNAGYPNSSSSIGSSSTAGATVAAIAATRSNSLREQERKSRNRTRSRSAAQRSISASSEKSEGYESGSERTSRSRTASTATASVASDSKSSSSSDKAENGDGIDYKALWEAAKMENDKLKQMLKQKDDEVVQTRATLERFANATTKNSLSEIEKRERRAMERKLSELEEELKLLQKLKTENDRLRAENRALTRVVSKLTTSAQSQLAKSK is encoded by the exons ATGTCCTTTCGCTCAAGATCGCGCACTCAAGCGCCGCTCCCTAGTCGACGGCGTTCACTCTCCTCCAGCTCCCGAATGGGCGCCACAGGGAGCTCTGCAACTGGAGCGTATAACTACAACGGGAGCAGCTACAACTCGAGGCCATTGAGCACGGGATACTTcccgagcagcagcaatgggaACAGCAGCTATCAGAGTCCCTACACAAGCATGTACAGCTCGAGGGAGAGTCTGTATGGCGGGGGAAGTGGGAGTCGTGGCTATGGAAGCTATTCGAATGGTAATGCGAGCAATCGCTTTGATTATGCCAAGTATCAGCAGCAATCATCTCCATCCTCCTCATCTGCTTCGGGTGGCAGCAATCATAgaaatggcagcaacaacatcaactactATCAGCTGCATCAGTTGCAGCAGCTTCCGCAGGCTCATTCGCATCATTACCATGTTGTCATTAGCAAGCATAGctcaaccagcagcagcagcaattgttaTGGCAACCCAACTAAAGCATCTGCTCTTTCCACCACATCTTCAACTGGCTCCTCAACAGCGAGTTCTGGCTACGACTCGACTTCTCGTTATGGTTATCCCAGCACTTCTTCATCGTCTGCATACGGAAGCAGCAGCTATGTCAGTCCCTATTCGAGTAGCTATGACAACGGTGTGACCACCGCATCCCTCAGCTTCAAGTCTCCCAGCTTGAGTGCCTCCAATTCCTTTAAGGGTTCCTCGGCCAGTTCGCGTCTACTCAAGACCAAATCGTTGTCCAACTCAAACAGCAGCCTCAATGCAGGTTaccccaacagcagcagcagcatcggcagcagcagcacagcggGTGCAACTGTGGCAGCCATTGCTGCCACACGCAGCAATTCACTTAGGGAACAGGAGCGCAAGTCACGCAATCGAACACGATCCCGCAGTGCAGCCCAGCGCTCGATCAGCGCTTCCTCGGAGAAGAGCGAAGGTTACGAA AGCGGCAGCGAACGCACCTCGCGCTCTCGCACTGCGAGCACAGCAACCGCAAGCGTCGCCAGCGATTCGAAGAgctccagcagcagcgacaaggCGGAGAATGGAGATGGCATTGACTACAAGGCGCTCTGGGAAGCGGCCAA AATGGAGAACGATAAGCTCAAGCAAATGCTCAAGCAGAAGGACGACGAAGTTGTACAAACGCGTGCGACGCTCGAGCGTTTTGCGAATGCC ACAACTAAAAATTCTCTCTCTGAGATTGAGAAGCGTGAAAGAAGAGCTATGGAACGCAAGCTTTCCGAATTGGAAGAAGAGCTCAAG CTCTTGCAGAAGCTAAAGACTGAGAACGATCGTCTACGTGCCGAGAATCGTGCCCTAACGCGAGTTGTCTCTAAGTTGACCACCTCGGCACAGAGTCAACtagccaaaagcaaataa
- the LOC133845900 gene encoding uncharacterized protein DDB_G0271670 isoform X16: MSFRSRSRTQAPLPSRRRSLSSSSRMGATGSSATGAYNYNGSSYNSRPLSTGYFPSSSNGNSSYQSPYTSMYSSRESLYGGGSGSRGYGSYSNGNASNRFDYAKYQQQSSPSSSSASGGSNHRNGSNNINYYQLHQLQQLPQAHSHHYHVVISKHSSTSSSSNCYGNPTKASALSTTSSTGSSTASSGYDSTSRYGYPSTSSSSAYGSSSYVSPYSSSYDNGVTTASLSFKSPSLSASNSFKGSSASSRLLKTKSLSNSNSSLNAGYPNSSSSIGSSSTAGATVAAIAATRSNSLREQERKSRNRTRSRSAAQRSISASSEKSEGYESGSERTSRSRTASTATASVASDSKSSSSSDKAENGDGIDYKALWEAAKMENDKLKQMLKQKDDEVVQTRATLERFANATTKNSLSEIEKRERRAMERKLSELEEELKQLDVYKTDNHRLKEENAALIRVISKLSK, translated from the exons ATGTCCTTTCGCTCAAGATCGCGCACTCAAGCGCCGCTCCCTAGTCGACGGCGTTCACTCTCCTCCAGCTCCCGAATGGGCGCCACAGGGAGCTCTGCAACTGGAGCGTATAACTACAACGGGAGCAGCTACAACTCGAGGCCATTGAGCACGGGATACTTcccgagcagcagcaatgggaACAGCAGCTATCAGAGTCCCTACACAAGCATGTACAGCTCGAGGGAGAGTCTGTATGGCGGGGGAAGTGGGAGTCGTGGCTATGGAAGCTATTCGAATGGTAATGCGAGCAATCGCTTTGATTATGCCAAGTATCAGCAGCAATCATCTCCATCCTCCTCATCTGCTTCGGGTGGCAGCAATCATAgaaatggcagcaacaacatcaactactATCAGCTGCATCAGTTGCAGCAGCTTCCGCAGGCTCATTCGCATCATTACCATGTTGTCATTAGCAAGCATAGctcaaccagcagcagcagcaattgttaTGGCAACCCAACTAAAGCATCTGCTCTTTCCACCACATCTTCAACTGGCTCCTCAACAGCGAGTTCTGGCTACGACTCGACTTCTCGTTATGGTTATCCCAGCACTTCTTCATCGTCTGCATACGGAAGCAGCAGCTATGTCAGTCCCTATTCGAGTAGCTATGACAACGGTGTGACCACCGCATCCCTCAGCTTCAAGTCTCCCAGCTTGAGTGCCTCCAATTCCTTTAAGGGTTCCTCGGCCAGTTCGCGTCTACTCAAGACCAAATCGTTGTCCAACTCAAACAGCAGCCTCAATGCAGGTTaccccaacagcagcagcagcatcggcagcagcagcacagcggGTGCAACTGTGGCAGCCATTGCTGCCACACGCAGCAATTCACTTAGGGAACAGGAGCGCAAGTCACGCAATCGAACACGATCCCGCAGTGCAGCCCAGCGCTCGATCAGCGCTTCCTCGGAGAAGAGCGAAGGTTACGAA AGCGGCAGCGAACGCACCTCGCGCTCTCGCACTGCGAGCACAGCAACCGCAAGCGTCGCCAGCGATTCGAAGAgctccagcagcagcgacaaggCGGAGAATGGAGATGGCATTGACTACAAGGCGCTCTGGGAAGCGGCCAA AATGGAGAACGATAAGCTCAAGCAAATGCTCAAGCAGAAGGACGACGAAGTTGTACAAACGCGTGCGACGCTCGAGCGTTTTGCGAATGCC ACAACTAAAAATTCTCTCTCTGAGATTGAGAAGCGTGAAAGAAGAGCTATGGAACGCAAGCTTTCCGAATTGGAAGAAGAGCTCAAG caacttGATGTCTACAAGACGGATAATCATCGCCTGAAGGAGGAGAACGCAGCGTTGATTAGAGTAATTAgtaaattaagtaaatga